TCCCCAGCGTTGCCCTATCCTCCGAGCGGGTATTTGCCTTTTACTCAAAGGAGGTCAAAACCTCAACCTGGAAATGTCAACCGGCCAGCTTGAGGGTCGATGCAATTTTCAAATGTGCGAAAAATTCTTGACGCTACCTCCCGCATGGGCCACCCTGTTGTGCGATCGAAACGCCACCCTGTTGATTGATTTCGAGGCCTTGGCGGTATTGACAACCGTGTTCGTAAATATCCTCACGGGGGAAGGTCCATCCAAAAAATTTTCTGCCGGGAAAAGGGAATAGGGCGGATAAGGGATTTCATCGGCTCGCTTGAAACCTGAACCGGGTGGAAAAATTTTAGACAATACATAGCCAAATATGGGTGAATTTTACGCTTCGTGCAAGAACCACCCGATCAGACTGAATCAGCGTTGCTGGCCTTATCATTTTCAATGCATGCGTCAAGAAATAGTCGGCCGAAAGCAGATAATTCTAATATCGCATATTCTTCGTTGGAAATAGATTCCGGCTCATCAGCGTAATGGGAAGAGTATGCTGGTTGATATTCAGCATTACTGCCGGTAACAAGTGAAAAAATACGCAGGCGAACAAGGTTATCCAAATAAGCTTCAGCGCGATTTAGAAGTACTACATTTGCCTTCTCACACCATGCCTTAAACTTTAACTCTATAGATAGTATTGAACTTTCGCTTAAGAATGGCCATTGTTTGTCAATCGTATTTATATACTTGAGAACCTTTGCTTCATCTGGCGTTAATTGTTGGATTATCGATACAAACGATGGGTGGGCCGAAGTATTGTTCAAATCC
The Deltaproteobacteria bacterium genome window above contains:
- a CDS encoding DUF4393 domain-containing protein: MEEDKQIIDAVKALGLGEVVPEVYRDMLQPAARQIGDGLATIAKAVKISLAPLEAGIWGYEQIKEWLSIRVTRILADRKTKDIVKPPLSIAGPLVFQLIFVKDEPELREMYASLLSSAMDLNNTSAHPSFVSIIQQLTPDEAKVLKYINTIDKQWPFLSESSILSIELKFKAWCEKANVVLLNRAEAYLDNLVRLRIFSLVTGSNAEYQPAYSSHYADEPESISNEEYAILELSAFGRLFLDACIENDKASNADSV